The following coding sequences lie in one Alicyclobacillus curvatus genomic window:
- a CDS encoding UxaA family hydrolase — MDIFGYVRADGRIGVRNHVLILPVSYEVNQVADQIVRRVPESVTLRNQHGTNQWGTDLEQTLRVYTGFATHPNIYGVVLLGWGSEPFSVDAIGAAAEAAGKRVGVITLQQSGGMRRAIDEGARLARVFVSEREDAARIPVPLSSIILGTECGGSDACSGISANPALGIVSDLVVKAGGTSILSETTELIGAEHLLANRAATPEIAEQILFIVKRIEQNAMKMGVDLRGAQPAPGNIAGGITTIEEKSLGCIHKAGSAPIVEVIEYAERPTASGLVIMDTPGHDIEQLTGMVAGGAQVVIFTTGRGTPTGCPIAPVIKVSTNSNTFHNMRDNIDMNTGTVIEGIETVAQAGQRLFQLMQHVLSGQMTQAERLHHHEFGIYRIGQSL; from the coding sequence ATGGACATATTCGGCTATGTACGCGCAGATGGCCGCATCGGTGTGCGCAACCACGTCCTGATTCTACCTGTATCCTATGAAGTTAATCAGGTGGCAGACCAAATTGTCCGCAGGGTACCTGAATCTGTCACACTGCGCAACCAGCACGGGACAAACCAGTGGGGCACCGACCTCGAGCAAACTCTACGGGTCTATACGGGATTTGCCACTCATCCTAACATCTACGGAGTTGTCTTGCTCGGCTGGGGCAGCGAACCGTTCTCAGTCGATGCAATCGGGGCTGCCGCAGAGGCGGCCGGGAAACGTGTCGGAGTCATTACACTGCAACAGTCAGGGGGCATGCGCCGGGCTATCGACGAAGGCGCTCGCCTAGCGCGTGTGTTTGTGTCCGAACGAGAAGACGCAGCACGAATCCCCGTTCCACTGTCATCGATTATCCTCGGGACCGAGTGCGGAGGGTCAGACGCCTGTTCAGGAATCTCCGCCAACCCGGCCCTCGGTATCGTGAGCGATCTCGTTGTAAAGGCAGGCGGCACATCCATCCTCTCCGAGACCACTGAGCTGATTGGAGCGGAGCATCTCTTGGCGAACAGAGCAGCAACGCCTGAAATCGCCGAGCAAATCCTGTTCATTGTAAAGCGCATCGAGCAAAACGCGATGAAGATGGGGGTTGACCTGCGCGGCGCGCAACCTGCTCCCGGCAACATCGCGGGCGGTATCACGACAATTGAGGAAAAAAGTCTGGGATGCATCCACAAGGCGGGCAGCGCTCCGATTGTCGAAGTGATTGAATATGCCGAACGGCCAACGGCGAGCGGCCTTGTTATCATGGACACCCCCGGTCACGACATTGAACAATTGACTGGAATGGTGGCAGGAGGGGCTCAAGTGGTCATCTTCACCACTGGACGCGGCACACCGACAGGGTGTCCCATCGCGCCGGTCATCAAGGTTTCGACCAATAGCAACACATTCCATAACATGAGAGACAACATCGATATGAACACCGGCACGGTCATTGAAGGAATCGAGACAGTGGCACAAGCTGGTCAGCGTTTGTTTCAACTGATGCAGCATGTGCTCTCCGGGCAAATGACACAGGCTGAGCGCCTCCATCATCACGAGTTTGGCATCTACCGGATCGGCCAGAGCCTATGA
- a CDS encoding UxaA family hydrolase, translating to MHPIDDVATALTELTKGTEIEFTPDGPSLVLQDDIPFGHKFALRDVQQGQHVHKYGQVIGAATARIEPGQHVHVHNVDSLRGRGDLTGKEDRQ from the coding sequence ATGCATCCTATCGATGACGTTGCAACCGCTTTGACAGAATTGACGAAGGGGACGGAGATTGAGTTCACTCCAGATGGACCCAGTCTCGTTTTGCAGGATGACATTCCCTTTGGTCACAAGTTTGCCCTGCGAGACGTGCAACAAGGGCAGCACGTTCATAAATACGGCCAAGTGATTGGCGCTGCGACCGCCCGAATTGAGCCTGGGCAGCACGTGCACGTCCACAACGTTGACAGCCTTCGCGGCCGCGGCGACCTGACGGGAAAGGAAGACAGACAGTGA
- a CDS encoding UxaA family hydrolase — protein MSTLRGYRRTNQSVGIRNHLFALPAVVCANQVALDLARTNPRLKYIEHQHGCAQIGQDLTQTRQVFARLALHPNVFASMLIGLGCEGIVSKDLHQQAQVQGLTPVDLVVIQEAGGTLGAQRMVQSWVQRCGHEADNHQREVISWTDLLIGVMVDTDTDTDNASLLIAKSLKALRDTGARLVVSEECRHLATASGWPVATLNQPHVAETSYGEAAVGPITVMASGSNALETMTGLTSAGAHLILHFASLPHAFGSPLAPTVRWCVNEQCYLQFADDFDGRLRDELDVARLLEQVSRVICGQVTKAEELGMDDFAMYRIGPTV, from the coding sequence GTGAGCACACTTCGCGGATACCGTCGCACGAATCAGAGCGTAGGCATCAGGAATCACTTGTTCGCACTCCCTGCCGTGGTATGTGCCAATCAGGTGGCGCTTGACCTCGCGCGGACAAATCCCCGTCTGAAGTACATCGAACACCAACACGGGTGCGCCCAGATTGGTCAGGATTTGACGCAAACCAGGCAAGTATTTGCTCGCCTCGCACTGCATCCAAACGTCTTTGCCAGCATGCTCATTGGGTTAGGTTGTGAAGGCATTGTCAGCAAAGACTTACATCAACAGGCGCAAGTTCAAGGACTGACGCCTGTAGATCTCGTTGTCATCCAGGAAGCCGGAGGAACACTTGGGGCGCAGCGCATGGTTCAGTCTTGGGTACAAAGATGCGGTCATGAGGCCGACAACCACCAGCGCGAAGTAATTTCTTGGACTGACCTGCTGATAGGGGTCATGGTGGATACTGACACTGACACTGACAACGCCAGTCTTCTTATCGCGAAGTCCCTGAAAGCGCTCCGCGATACCGGAGCGAGGCTCGTCGTAAGTGAAGAGTGCCGCCACCTCGCCACAGCCAGTGGGTGGCCTGTCGCCACACTAAATCAACCCCATGTGGCTGAAACCTCCTATGGGGAGGCCGCCGTCGGTCCAATCACCGTGATGGCGAGCGGCAGCAATGCACTCGAGACCATGACCGGACTGACGTCTGCAGGAGCCCATCTTATCCTTCACTTTGCTTCGCTCCCTCACGCTTTTGGCAGCCCCTTAGCTCCTACGGTCCGCTGGTGCGTGAATGAACAGTGCTATCTTCAATTCGCGGATGACTTTGACGGACGACTGCGGGATGAACTGGACGTTGCGCGCCTCCTTGAGCAAGTGTCGCGCGTCATATGCGGACAGGTGACAAAGGCAGAAGAACTTGGGATGGATGACTTCGCCATGTACCGTATTGGACCAACTGTCTAA
- a CDS encoding MFS transporter: MSAAAGIPAKRWSRIIPVALLMYTIAFIDRNNVSFAFKGMEQALGFGATISGLVGGLFFVGYLFLQIPGGHIAAKFSAKKFVFWALIIWGIVAFCTGFVQNLWELLTLRFLLGVCEGGVWPATLILLSKWFPLNERARANSYWMMCIPLASIIMSPLSGWILHVSSWRYLFFVEGAFPWIWAIIWWLFIDDDPESSKWVSEAERNYILTTLESDRQAAGNSEKANYKAAFSDGKVWLLVLYYFLMQIGFYGFSLWLPTLVKSIAKTGNVGTGFLSALPWIAALIGLYINSTHSDKSGERKLHAASVTFVGAICLFVSTLFGQGHAVWAMVFVVLAEGFMFAYNGVFWAIPPLLLPKETLGGGMGLINGIGNLGGFFGPFIVGYLIQTTGGSFFSGIVFLTIVLLLAGVVILLPRLRQTTTAASNMQGSSIR; the protein is encoded by the coding sequence GTGTCAGCAGCTGCCGGAATTCCTGCAAAACGTTGGTCACGCATTATCCCAGTTGCACTTTTGATGTACACCATTGCATTCATTGACCGCAACAATGTCAGCTTTGCATTTAAAGGAATGGAACAGGCCCTTGGGTTCGGTGCAACAATATCCGGCCTTGTCGGAGGACTCTTCTTTGTGGGATATCTGTTCCTGCAAATCCCTGGCGGCCACATTGCGGCCAAATTTAGTGCCAAGAAATTTGTCTTCTGGGCACTCATCATCTGGGGGATAGTCGCATTCTGTACTGGGTTTGTTCAGAACCTCTGGGAACTTCTCACGCTGCGCTTTTTGCTCGGGGTCTGCGAAGGCGGTGTCTGGCCCGCCACACTGATTTTGCTTAGTAAATGGTTCCCGCTCAATGAACGGGCGCGCGCGAACTCCTATTGGATGATGTGCATCCCACTTGCGTCAATTATCATGTCACCCCTTTCCGGCTGGATTTTGCATGTCTCCAGTTGGCGTTACCTGTTCTTCGTTGAAGGCGCTTTCCCATGGATCTGGGCCATTATTTGGTGGCTGTTCATTGATGACGATCCGGAGTCGTCCAAGTGGGTATCCGAAGCGGAACGCAACTATATTCTGACCACGCTCGAGAGCGACCGGCAAGCGGCTGGGAACAGTGAAAAAGCCAACTACAAAGCCGCATTTTCAGACGGAAAAGTTTGGCTCCTTGTCCTCTACTACTTTCTCATGCAAATTGGATTTTACGGATTCTCGTTATGGTTGCCTACCCTCGTAAAATCCATCGCAAAAACTGGAAATGTCGGAACTGGATTTTTATCCGCGTTGCCGTGGATTGCCGCCTTGATTGGACTATATATCAACTCTACTCATTCTGATAAATCAGGCGAGCGCAAGCTGCACGCTGCAAGTGTTACGTTTGTCGGCGCCATCTGTCTGTTTGTGTCCACGCTGTTTGGTCAAGGGCACGCCGTTTGGGCGATGGTATTTGTCGTCCTTGCAGAAGGATTCATGTTTGCATATAACGGTGTCTTTTGGGCCATCCCACCACTCTTGCTGCCCAAGGAAACGCTCGGCGGCGGCATGGGGCTCATCAACGGCATCGGTAACCTCGGTGGATTTTTCGGTCCATTTATCGTTGGTTACCTGATTCAGACAACGGGCGGCAGCTTTTTCTCCGGCATCGTTTTTCTGACCATCGTCCTTCTGCTCGCGGGCGTTGTCATCTTGCTGCCAAGGTTACGTCAAACCACGACGGCGGCAAGCAACATGCAGGGATCATCGATACGTTAA
- a CDS encoding diphthine--ammonia ligase, with amino-acid sequence MNKPIVMSYSGGKDSSLALYHLLRDPDWEVKRLLTTANSVYQRSSMHGVRTELFEQQASSIGLPLDVVWLAPEDGGDGYQRKMKTALEHYKANGLEHIAFGDLYLEDVRAYRETMNETIGLHSVFPVWGIPTKEFARKFIELGFKAIVVCVDTTQLDACFCGREYDEKFLEDLPEGIDWCAEQGEFHTFCYDGPIFAHSVPFEKGTQTLRENRFQYIDLLPI; translated from the coding sequence GTGAACAAACCGATTGTCATGTCGTACAGCGGTGGAAAAGACAGCTCGTTAGCACTCTATCACCTCTTGAGAGACCCAGATTGGGAGGTGAAACGACTTCTAACGACCGCAAACTCTGTTTATCAACGTTCATCTATGCATGGAGTTCGCACGGAGTTGTTTGAGCAGCAAGCGAGTTCTATTGGGTTGCCATTAGATGTGGTTTGGTTAGCTCCTGAGGATGGCGGCGACGGGTACCAAAGGAAGATGAAAACAGCACTGGAGCATTACAAGGCAAACGGTCTAGAACATATCGCTTTTGGAGACCTGTATCTGGAAGATGTCCGCGCTTATCGGGAGACAATGAATGAGACAATAGGATTGCATTCGGTGTTTCCGGTCTGGGGTATTCCGACGAAGGAATTTGCCCGCAAGTTCATTGAATTGGGATTTAAGGCAATTGTGGTTTGCGTCGACACAACACAATTGGATGCGTGTTTTTGTGGAAGAGAGTATGACGAGAAATTCTTGGAAGACCTGCCGGAGGGAATCGATTGGTGCGCGGAACAGGGAGAGTTTCACACCTTTTGTTATGACGGTCCCATTTTTGCTCACAGCGTCCCATTTGAAAAGGGAACGCAAACGTTACGAGAGAATCGCTTTCAATACATTGATCTACTACCAATTTAA
- a CDS encoding GNAT family N-acetyltransferase, producing MLSLILGVVGSAAVVQMTGRRSHNGMFYISVDALHHGQGIGTALITTILDLADNWLMLERVELGVLVTNPRAQALYERHGFLVEGKKVGAIRSAGYYIDEVMMARFRPGGSLHATLK from the coding sequence ATGCTGTCACTCATTTTAGGAGTTGTCGGAAGTGCGGCCGTGGTCCAGATGACTGGCCGAAGGTCGCACAACGGGATGTTTTACATCTCCGTCGATGCTCTACATCACGGTCAAGGGATAGGAACTGCCCTGATAACGACAATACTCGACCTTGCTGATAACTGGTTGATGTTGGAACGCGTGGAGCTCGGTGTGCTAGTGACGAACCCACGAGCACAGGCATTGTACGAAAGACACGGATTTCTCGTCGAAGGAAAAAAGGTTGGTGCGATTCGAAGTGCAGGATACTATATTGATGAAGTTATGATGGCTCGATTTCGACCTGGTGGGTCGTTGCATGCGACGCTGAAGTGA
- a CDS encoding GNAT family N-acetyltransferase gives MYLVQPSTDFRREYLSFYQEWVDSGEEMVPWVISKDPSNFRKMVHFLLEGEKGANLPEGWVPASTYWLMAEDGTVIGVVNIRHWLTPHLFNAGGHIGYGIRPSRRRHGCATKLLELALEQAKTLRIERVLVVCDESNIGSEKTIRKNGGIQDSSYIEEDGNVVLRFWIDL, from the coding sequence GTGTATTTAGTACAGCCATCGACAGATTTCCGGCGGGAATATCTGTCTTTCTACCAGGAATGGGTTGATAGCGGAGAGGAAATGGTGCCTTGGGTCATTTCCAAGGACCCTTCCAACTTCCGAAAAATGGTTCACTTTCTTCTGGAAGGTGAGAAGGGGGCCAATCTGCCCGAAGGTTGGGTTCCGGCTTCGACATACTGGTTGATGGCCGAAGACGGAACCGTCATCGGCGTGGTCAATATTCGCCATTGGCTTACACCACATCTCTTCAATGCTGGAGGGCACATCGGGTATGGGATTCGACCTTCCAGGCGGCGGCATGGATGCGCAACAAAACTCCTAGAGCTTGCATTAGAGCAGGCAAAAACTCTTCGGATAGAGAGAGTTCTAGTGGTTTGTGATGAAAGCAACATCGGCTCAGAGAAAACGATACGGAAAAACGGGGGCATACAGGATTCAAGTTACATTGAGGAGGACGGTAACGTTGTGTTGAGGTTTTGGATAGACTTGTGA